In the Arthrobacter sp. CDRTa11 genome, TGACGTTGCCGTTGCGGATCAGCCGGGGATCGCAGTGCTCCTGAGCCATGGTGCTCCGCAGAATCTCTGCCTCGCTCCAGTTTGGCCACTCATGCCGCCTGATGACGGCGCGTTCTGAGGCCGTGCAGGCCTGGACTTTGAGGAGGTGTGCGTAGGCCGCTTCCGCCACGGAGGGGTCCTGCAAGGGAGTGACCGGAAGCCGCCAAAAGGGATCCTCCAGCAAGACGGCTGCGGGACGGAATCCGGCGCGCGCTTGATCAAGCACCGCAGCCTGATCCACTAGCGCGGCCGCGACAGCAGCCGCCACCGAACCCCCGGCCGAATGGCCATAGTAGAAGGCAGGCAGCCCCGCCGCCTCCCGGAGATCCGCTGAGCCAAGGACATCCAGGACATCCTGCACCATGACATCGCCCGGATGCCGCTGCAGATCTTCGTCAGACCAGCGGGGAGAGCTGCCGTGCCCACGCATGTCGAGCGCCAGGACAGCCCATCCATGGGAAACCCAGTGCGGAAAGGCGGCCTCCAGGCATTCGGCCGACTCCATCAGCCCATTGACCGCCACGACGACGGCCCGCGCCTGCCCCCGAGGCAGGGACAACCGGTACGACAACACTCTGAAACCCTCCCGCTGAACTGCGCCTGACCCTCCGCACGATACAGGAAAACGTTTGCCTCAAAGTCTCACCGCCTTCAGGAAAACGATTGCCTGGAACGCAAACCGCCGCTAAGCTTGCCACAAAACCGGTTGCTCCGCGCTTATCCGTGCGGAAAGCCGGCGACGCCGAACCAACGCTCCAGGCACTGCGCTGCCTAAACCCGCGCCCGCCGGAGTATGGCCCGCGCGCCTCGTCTGCAACGCCGGGCCACATCAGGCCCCGGACCAAGCGGGCCGAGTTTACGAGTCTGGAACCAGCGCAAAGACCTACCACCCCAACAAGCACCACCTATCGATCCAGGAGGACCGATGAAGCATCCTTCAACGATGAGGCGATGGGCCCGCATGCTCGGGCTTGCCGCTGCCGTTGCCCTGGTGGCACCGGCCGGCGGCATCCCCTTGCCGGGCGGCGTGGCACCCGCCACTGCTGACCCAGGCCAGGACGTCACCATCACCGAAAGTGTCAGCGCCAACGGCTTTGTCCACCCGGGCATCGGCGTGAGCGCTGAGAGCCTTCGCAATGCCCGTGCCATGGTCAAAGCCGGCACCGAGCCGTGGAAGAGCTATTACCACGCGATGGTGGAAACGCCGTTTGCCGCCCGCGACTTCCGCTCTTCGAATGGCAGCGCCGTCCCCGATCAGCCGGGCACCACCGCCTTCAACTCCCAGGGCGTCCAGAGCAAGCTCATCAGGGATGCCTTCGGCGCCTACACCCAGGCAACCCTGTACGTCATCACGGGCGATCCGGTGTACCGCGAAAACGGCATGCGGCTGATCCGGACCTGGAGCAACATGGACCCGGCGAAGTACGCGTACTACCCGGATGCGCACATCCATTCGGGAGTCCCGCTCTACAGGATGGTGGCGGCGGCCGAGCTGTTCCGCGCCACCAGTGTCCCCGGGGGTTACACGGCCTATGACCTGAACTGGAACGAACAGGACACGTCCAAGCTCAGCGCCAACCTCATCGGGCCCATGACGGAAACGTTCCTCCACACCAACTGGCGCTACCTGAACCAGCACTCCTACCCCCTGATCGGCGCCATTTCCGGGTACATCTTCACCGAGAACCGTGAGCGGTATGCCGAGGCAGTGGAGTGGTACACCGTCAACGCCTCCACTTCCCGTCCCGAGCAGAACGGCTCGCTGGCAGCCCTCTTCCCGCTCATCTCCAAGGATGATCCCCTCAATCCCTACGGCTACTCTTTTGTCCAGCACCAGGAAATGGGCCGCGATCAGGCCCACGCCTGGGACGGCATCAACACCAACGGGGCGCTGGCGCGCTTCCTGACGGTCCAGGGCACCAAGGTGGATCCGACGGTGGGCACCATCTCCACGGCCACCGACGCCGTCTCGCCGTACAAGTTCCTGGGCGACCGCCTCCTTAAGGCCGCGAATGCGTTCACGGGTTACATGCTCGGGTACGAAACGCCGTGGATTGATACCACCGGCGGGCCGGGCAGCCTCTCTGAGGCCTACCGCGGCCGAACGTTCAACCCGATCGACGAGCTCTATCACGTCTACAAATACGAACTGGGCGTGGACGTCGAAAAAGAGGCTCCGTACGTGGCCGAACTGCACGCCAAGGCGGACGGACCCAAGTTCTACTGGGGCACGGGACTCTACAACTCCTGGGAAAGCAACCCGGACTACAGCCCCGAGTTCTGGCTCTCCCTCCCCGCCGAAATCGCGGGACAGACCCGCCCCGTGGCCACCGATGCCAAGATCCAGTTCGAGACCCGCAGCTCCGCCATGGACAGCGGCTCCAAGACCGTGACCCAGGACGGACGCACGTTCGTCAGGGTCAACGCGTCGGCGAAGGGCAGCACCATTGCCGCGCGCACCCTCATGTATGTCAGCCGGACCGGTTACAGCGCCGTGGGTATCCAGTTCCGTACCAACGGTCCTGCAACGCTCGCCATCGGGAAGGATCCCGCCAAACGGCTCGAAGTGCCATTGCCCAACACCAGCAACCAGTGGCGGTACATCACCTACGATGTGGACGTCGAGAAGTTGACCGGCGTGAGCCTGGGCGGGGAAAACCTTGCCTACCTGACCGTCATCGGCGCCAACGGCGTCAGCGCGGATTTCGACTTCATCAACCTGGAGGCCAAGACACAGCTGACCATTCCGCAGTTCCCGGCAGATGTGAAAACCCCGGCCATCGCTGTGGCCGGAGCCGAATTGAGGCGCACGTTCGCCGCCACTGATGCTGCCGGTGAGGTCCTGGCGTACAAGGGCGCCGGCCTGCCCGTCGGGGCGGGCCTCCACCCCGAGACAGCCCAGCTGAAGTGGAAGCCTTCCGCCAGCAACGTTGGATCACACAAGTTCCAGGTGGAGGCAGATGATGCCACCACCCTGGCGACGCGTCCCGTCACCGTGCTGGTTGCCGCCAACCGGCAGGCCGCATTTGACGCTGCCCTGACAGGTTACGACGCCAATGCTGCCTACGAGTCCGCATCGTTCGCACCCTTTGATGCTGTCCGCAGTGAAGTCAAAGCCGCCATGCAAACGGCCGACGACGCCGGCTACCTCGATCAGCTGGTCCGCCTTCAGAGAGCCGTCACGGAGCTGAGGCTCCTCACACCGCGGCTGGCCGACGACGGTTCAATCGACTACCGCGGGCTGGTTACGACGAACCCGACGGGCGTCCAGCCGAGGAACCTCGTGGACGGGAGCTTCCATTCCACCACCGGGGACCTCCGCGCACCGTTCACCGTGGACTTCGGCCAGGGCTTCCAGGTTTCCGCTGACGCAATTGGCCTCCAGGCCAGGTACAACTTTGCGAACCGTTCCCAGGGTGCCAACGTTTACGGCTCCCGTGACGGACGGACGTGGACGCTGCTGACTGAGCGGGAGACCACCAACACCACGGCCATCGGGTTCGCCATGGAGACCATTCCGGTGCGGGCCGACGTGGCGGGCCAGACGTTCCGCTACTTCAAGGTCCAGGTGGACCACCCCGGCGTGCCCACCGACCCCGCCTACCCGGGCATCTCCTCATTCGGTGAATTCCGGATCCACGGCGACAGGCATGAGATGGCAACGGCCATTTCCTCGCTGTCTATCGCGACGTCCAACGCGGACAAGGGCCTGGCCACCAATGGCGATACGGTAACGTTCGCCGCCGTCGCCACCGAGCCACTGTCCGAGCTGAAGATTGTTGTCGAAGGAGCGGCCGCAACGGCAACATCCGCTGACGGGCTCAGCTGGACTGCCGCCGCTGTCCTGCCTGCCGACGTCGAATACGGCCGGGATGTCCAGTACTCGGTGGACTACCGCACGGTTTCCGGCAAAGCCGGAACCACCCTCACCAGCACCACGGATGGCAGCCGGCTGGCTTTGTGGAACACCGGAATCGTGCGTGTTCCGGTGGTCCAGGATTGGGTCAATGCCTCCACCCGGGCATGGCCGGGGACCGGCACCACCCAGGAGAACGGGTGGAAAATGTTCGACAGGAACACAGCCACCTACACGGACACCACGACGGCGAACGGCTGGGTCACGGTGAAGCCCACCGACGGCACACGGATCACCACGGACATCGTCCGGGTCTTCCCGCGTGCCAGCCATATCAGCCGCGGCAACGGCACCGTTCTCCAGGGCTCCAACGACGGCGGGGCAACGTGGACAACGTTCATGACCATCACGGGCATGAACGCCGCCAACTGGTACACGTTCACCCTTCCGCAGCGGGCTGACTACGGCCAGGTCCGGGTGCTCGATGAGCACGGCGGCAACGTCAACCTGGCTGAGGTGGAGTTGCTCCACAAAGCCCCGTAGGTCCCTGCGGGGACATCAGACGAGTAGCAAAAACAAGAGGGCGACGGCGGGACCTCCCGCCGTCGCCCTCTTTCGTTTTGTTGTTGCTCCGTCAGCCTCCGTCAGGTGCGGGCATGCTCGGCGAGGACGGCGTCGATCTGGCCCACCGCTTCCTTCATGCCTTCCTCCATGCCCATCTGGACCATTTGCTCCATCTGCTCTTCGCTTTCGAACGTGGACTGAATGGTCATCCGGGTACGGCCGCCGATGTCCTCGAGCGAAACGGTGGCGTGGGTGGTGCCCATGGCGTCAACCGGAGCGCCGTTGTCGTCCGCGAAACCGTCGTCGAACTCCAGCTTCCTGGGTGCCTCGATGGCGGTGAAACGCCACCAGCCGCCGGCCTTCTCGCCCTCCGGCCCGGTCATGTAGTAACCGGCCTTTCCGCCAGGCTGGAAGTCGAAGTCCTTGAAGGTGGCAGGCCAGGTGGGCGGGCCCCACCAGCGTTCCAGTTGGCGGGGATCTTCCCAGATCTGCCACACGCGTTCGACGCCGGCATCGAACTCGGCAACCAGGGTGAAGCTCAGTGCCTCGAGGTTCTTGGTGGAACTGATAACTGTCATGGTGGACAACCCTTTCCTATCCTTCGGCCAGAATCTCGGCGATCCGCCCGGCGCGCTGCCGCCAGATCGCCTCATACTCATCGAGCAGGCGGCGGGCTTTTTCCAGTCCTTCATGATTGCCCCGCACGATCTGCTCCCTTCCGCGCTTCTCCTTGGTGACAAGGGAAGCCCGCTCCAAGATCGCCACATGCTTTTGCACGGCGGCGAAACTCATGGCGTAGAGGGCAGCCAGGCCGGACACCGAGTACTCCCCCGCTGTCACCCGCCGGACGATGTCCCGGCGGGTGGAGTCGGAGAACGCCTGGAACAGGCGGTCCACTTCGGAGTCACTGAGCTGATCTACAACCATTTGGTTGTAGGATATGCCTGCCTGTGGGCGGTGTCAACAGGTCAATTTATCCGCGGCCCCCGCCATAATGAGCACCTGCTGCTGGGCTATTCGGTCCAGGCGGACCGTACCGATGGATATCGGGGCCCTAGTTATACGTATTGATCAACGTGGAGGCTGTTGATAATGGCTGTTCCGCCGATGGCGTAGACGGCCAGGTCGGTGTTGGTGGGTGCGGGGAAGATCAATTCCGTCATGGTGACCTGGCCGTCTTGGGAGAAGATTTCGACGGAGCAGCGGTCCACGTAAATGGTCAGCTGGTAGGAGCCGCCGATCGGTTGAATGGGGGCAGTATCGATGGAGGGGAAGGTTTCGTGGAAATCGGTCCGCCCTGAGGTCCGCCGGTCGATATGCAGGGTGCCTTGTGCCGGCCGGATGCCGATGCGGGTTCCGTGGGCGCCGTTGGCACGGACGATCAGCCCGAATTCCTCGGCGCTTCCGGGCGTGAGGGTCAGATCGATTCGCTGGACGGAGCCTTCCGCGCCGTCGAGGACGCGCGTGCAGTCGGATATTTCCATCCGTTCAAGGGTGAAGGGTCGGCCGATGCTGGAAGGGGCAGACAAATCTCCGGCGGCCTTTTGGATCAGGCGGGGCCTTCCGTCGACGGTGCGGAGGGATATTTCGCGGGCCAGGCTCATGGGGCTGCGCCACGGCGAGGTGGGGATCTGGTTGGCGTATTCCCAGTTGTTCATCCAGGCGATCATGAGGCGGCGGTCGTTGGGGGCGTCGCTGAAGGAGACGGCGGCGTAGTAGTCCCGGCCCCAGTCCAGCCACTGGTACTCGCCCAGCCGGGCGGGGTCCTGGAGCCCCTCGGTCACCGTGGTGGCCGAGGTGAAGGTGGTTCCATCGAAGTCCCCGACGAAATACTGCCCGGCAGAGCCAGAATTGGGGCCGCCGGGATTGAGGTTGACGGTGAGGACCCATTTGAGCTGTTCGGAGTCGCCGTCGAGGGGCAGGGGGAAAAGGTCGGGGCATTCCCACACGCCGCCGGTGGCGTTGGCCGGTCCGAAGGTGCTGAGGAATTCCCAGTTCTTCAGATCGTCGGATCTGTAGAGGACCACCTGGAAGTCTGTGGCTTCCACGGCGACCATGACCCAGTAACTGCCAGCGCCGCCGTCGTACCTGATGACCTTGGGGTCACGGAACTCGGCTGACCCGCGGTTCAGCACCGGGTTGCCGTTGTGTTTGGTCCAGGTGTAGCCGCCGTCGCAGCTGGAGGCGAGCGACTGTGCCTGGAGTCCGGCGTGTGCGGAGCCGGACTTGAAGGCGCTGGTGTAGACGGCCACCAGCGGCGGGGCCGACTCGGTGCCGAAGCCGCTGGTGTTGTCCCGGTCAAAGACGATGCTTCCGGAGAAGATGTCTTCTTGCTCATCGCAGGCGATGGCGACAGGGTGCTCGGTCCAGCTGACCAGGTCCGGGGAGGTGGCGTGGCCCCATGACATGTTTCCCCAGACGTTATCCAGCGGGTTGTTCTGGTAGTAGAGGTGGTAGACGCCGTCATGGAAGATCAGGCCGTTGGGGTCGTTCAGCCAAGTGTTCCGGGCGGCGTAGTGCAGGGCCGGCCGGAAGGTATCGGCTGTCGTGGCGGTCGCGGCAGTCATGAAGGTCGTTTCTCATTTCTTTGCAAGTCGGGGAGCCCGTGGTTCGGGCAGCATGGATAGGGTGGGCCGGTTCGTGCCGGCCCACCCTGGTGCGGTGCTAGGAGTTGGACTTGTAGCGGTCGTAGCCCTGCTGGTAGACCTCGACCATTTTGTCGACGCCGATGTTCTTGAGCTGGGCGATGTAGCCGTCCCATTCCTGCTCGATGCCGCCGGAGACGATCCACTTGGCCATGTTCTGCTTGACCAGGGACGCGGCGTCCGTTTCGATGGTGCCGATCTGCTGGAGCTCCTCGGTGGACAGCGCCACGGGCGGGTACCCGTCGTTTGCCGCGAAGGGCTTGTAGTTCTCTTCTACGGTTTTCTGGCGCTGGGCTGCCCTCGGCTCAGGAGCCACGACGTTTTTGAAGTTCTCGGCAGTGTTGGCTTTCGGGCCGCCGGGGGCGACCTTTTGGCGCCGTTCGCCCTCGCTGGTCCCTGCCGGCGCGGGGATCTGGGTCAGGATGCCACTGGCATCCTTTTGCAGGGTCTCACCGATAGGTCCCCAGTTGGCCTGGGCTGACTGGATGGGATCGTAGAGGTTGTCTGCCCAGCGCATGGTGGCTGCCGGGTACTTGTTGGCGTTGGTGATAGCGAAGGCGCCGCGGGCGATTTCCTGGTTGTTGGACTGGCTGACCAGGCGCTTACCGTTCACGCCTTCCAGGGCGGGGACCAGGGAGTAGTTGTTGGCGCGGTCCGCGCCTACCATTTCGGGGACTTCCCACCAGACGAAGGAGCCGAGGTTTTCCGTGGCTGCCTTGCCCTTGGCCAGGTATGCCTTGTCGTCCTGGGAGAAGGACTCGGGATCGATCAGGCCTTCCTGGTACCACTCGTGCAGGGTCTGGATGGCCTTTTTGTAGCCGTCCTGCGTGGGAGTGAAGATGACTTTGTCGTCCTGGACGATCCGGTGGTCCATGTTGTCCGGCACTCCGCCGAGGGCGGCGATCAGGTCAACGATGTCCCCGCACCAGGAGCCGGGCATAAAGCTCAACGGGATAGTCTTGCCGGTGCCGGAGGCATCCTGGGTTTTGAATGCGAGCAGCGCGTCGTGGAACTCGTCGATGGTCTTGGGCATCGGGATGTTGAGCTTTTTCAGCCAGGAGGTGTTGATGGCAAGCTCGTTGGGGAACTGGACCAGCCCGAGTTCCTCGATGGAGGGCAGCGAGTAGATATGCCCGTCAGAGGAGGTGATGGCGGCCTTGATATCGGGCCGCTCAGAGAGCAGCTTGGAGAGGTTCGGTGCGTTTTTCTCGATGAGCCCCTCGAGCGGGATGAGGGTGCCGCTGGCAGAGTAGGTGGCGATCTCGGCGTCGGTCAGGCCCGAATTGAAGAACGCATCGGGCAGGTCACCGCTGGCCAGGATGAGGTTCTTCTTTTCCTTGAAAACAGTTTCGGGCAGGTTCTCCCAGTTGATGTGGACGTTGGTGGCCTTTTCCCATTCCTTCACCACGGTCATGGTGTTGTAATCCGGGGCAAGCGCTGACTTCGTGCCGGAGAAGGTCAGCTCCAGTTGCTTAGTTACGATCGGGAAGCCTGTTTCCTGGAAGCCGAAGTCCGCGGAGGCGTCTTTGATCTCGGTGGTTCCTGAGCCACCGCCGGAGCAGGCGGTAAACATCAATGTTCCGGCCAGGACGGCGCCGAGGGCGGCGAATTTGCGGCTGAATGCCATGGTCATTTCCTCTTCTTGGTGGGGATGGTGAGGTGGGTTACTGCATCTGGGGAGTAGTGATGTGGGCAGTGCGTTATTTGACCGCGCCAATCATGGCGCCCTTGGTGAAGTGCTTCTGCATGAATGGCAGGGCAATCATGAGTGGCAGGCTCGAGACGACGATCATGGCGTACTTGGTGAGCTCTGCGATCCTTTGCGCTGCCGCATAGGATTCGATGTCTCCGCCGGTGGTTCCGGCGGATGAGACGTCTGACTGGATGAGGATGTTCCGCAGGACGAGCTGGAGCGGGTACTTCGAGTCGTCGTTGAGGAAGATGAGTGCGTCGAAGAACGAGTTCCACTGGGCTACCACGTGGACCATGATCATGAGCATGATCAGTGGTTTGGACAGGGGAAGCACCATCTGGAAGAAGAACTTGAAGTCGGTGGCCCCGTCCATCTGGGCAGCTTCGCGCAGTTCATTGGGGATGGTGTGTTCGAAGAAGGACCTGGCGATGATCAGGTTCCAGACGCCCACCGCACCGGGCAGTACCACTGCCCAGACGGTGTCCAGCATGCCCAGGTCCCGGACCACCAGGTACTTGGTGATGAGGCCGCCGTCGAAGAACATGGTGATCACGAAGAGGAGCATCAGGATCTTCCGGCCGGGCATGTCCTTGCGGGACAGGGCGTAGGCGCCGCACAGGATGGTGCTGACGCTGACGGCGGTGCCGAGCACTGTGTAGATGACGGTGTTGCCCAGGCCGTTCCAGATCCGGCTGTCCGCGAAGATCCGCTCGTAGCCCTCCGTGGTTACGCCGGAAGGAAACAGCCAGACTTTTCCTTCGTAGACGGCGTTCGGGTCGCTGATGGAGGCGATGACGATGAAGTACAGCGGATAGACCACGGCGAGGATTGACAGCAGCAGGACGGTTGTGGCGGCGATGTTGAACGCACGGTCGCCATACCTGTCCCTCAGCGACTGCTTGGGACGGACCATGCTGGCGGTCCGTTTCGGGTTCTCGAGAGTCGGGGGGTTGGTTATCAGGGACATGTCGGCCTCACCACAGGGTTGCTTGGTTGGCCCGGCGCGCAATCGTGTTGAACACGAGCAGCAGCGTCAGGTTAAGGAGGGAGTTGAACAGGCCAATGGCGGCCGAGTAGCTGAACTGCGCCTGCTGCAGGCCCGCGTGGTACACGTAGGTCTGGATGATCTCCGAGGTCGAGAGGTTCAGCGGCGTCTGCATCAGCAGCGCCTTTTCGAATCCGACGTTGAGCAGGTTTCCGATCGCCAGGATGAACAGAATGGTCACCACCGGCATGATGCCCGGCAGGTCGATGTGCCGGATGCGCTGCAGCTTCGAGGCGCCGTCGACCTTGGCCGCGTCATGCAGTGCCGGGTCGATGGCCGCCAATGCCGCAAGGTAGACGATCATCGAAAAGCCGGCGTTCTGCCAGACATCCGAGATGACGTATATGGGGCGGAACCACTCTGCTGAGCCCATGAAGAAGATCGGTTCACCCCCGCCGAGTTGGATCGCGTTGTTCACGAGGCCAGACCTGGGCGAGAGAACCACGAACATGATGCCCACCACCACCACGGTGGAGATGAACGCGGGCGAATACAGCACTGTCTGGGTGAACTTCTTGAACCTCTCGCTCTGGAGCTGGTTGACCAGCAGGGCGAGGATGATCGGGATCGGGAAGGCCACCAGCAGGCCAAGGACGGCGATCCACAACGTGTTACCGACCACCTGGCCGAACTGGTAAGAGTTCATGAACCTGATGAAGTGCGTCAGGCCCACCCAGGGGCTGTCGGTGAACCCGTCCACCGGGTTGTAGTTCTTGAACGCGATCTGGACGCCGTACATCGGCCAGTACTTGAAGACCAGGATATAGACGATCGCTGGAGCTAGTAATACGTATAACTGCCAGGCGCGGGAAATCCTCTTGAGGCGGAGCGCAAGAGAACTTTTTCGCTGCGGCAACGGAGCCGCAGCGGGACGCCCGCGTCGGGCCGGGATGGTGCGGCTCATGGCATCTCCTTAGGATGAGTCACTGAATTCCGTTCAATCAGAGGGCAGTCCATCAGCTCGACCCGGCCATCGGGTTCCGCATCCTGGAGTATCAGTTCAACCGCGCGACGGCCCATGGCGACGAACGGCAATTCAAAGGTAGTCAGCCCCGGGCGGAGGAAAGGCGCCAGGGTGGCCTGGTTGTCGAACCCCACAATCGAAACGTCCCCGGGGATGGAAAGACGCAGGTCCGACACAGCCTGGTAGGCACCCCAGGCCCCACGGTCATTTGCGCAGAAGATCGCTGTGGGCGGGTTTCTGGAAGTAAGCAACTCCATCGCGTACTTGTAGCCATGCTCCTCGCCGCCCTGACCGAAGCGGACCAGGTCCGGATCAACGTCCAGCCCGGCGTCCTGAAGGGCTGCACAGTAGCCCTCGTAGCGTCCGACGGCGGCCGGAAGGCCGCTCTCGAGGGTTTCGATGTCGATCATTCCCACGTGGGTGTGGCCCGCCTTAAGCAGCCGGCTGGTCGCCGCATATCCGCCCTTTACTTCGTCCGGGGCGACACTCGGGACCCGTCCAGCACGGTCCTGGGAGTTCAGCACCACGGACCTGACATCCCCCAGCACCTCCGGCACATCCAGACGCCGGTGATACATGGCGGCGTAGACAACTCCTGCAACCTTGTAGGAGAGCATTGTGTCCAAAGATGCGGCCTCAAGCTCCTTGTCACCCCCGGTATTCACCGAAAGCAGGAGGAGCCCGTCCTCCCACGCCCGCTGCTGCGCCCCCTCGATGATGGCGCCGGCAAAAGGAGTAGTAGCCACGGAATCACCGATGAACCCAATCATTCCGGCAACGCCCTCGCGGAGAACCTTGGCATGGGCGTTGGTGCGGTAGCCGAGCCGGTCCACGGCATCCCGTACGCGCTTGCGGGTATCCTCGGAAAAGCGTGACCCGGCAGCCGAGTTCAGCACCAGGGACACTGTTGCCTGGGAGACTCCCGCAGCGGCGGCGACGTCATGCATCGTCGGTCCTGATTTCGGCCGTGATCCAGCCATGGGGCACCTCCTTGGGCCTGTCAGCAGTTCGTTTTATGCATCGGGTTATTCGTATAACTAGCCCAAACTGTATCCTGCATCACAGGAGGCGTCAAGGGGTCATTTTGTCTCAGCCGCATTCGCATGACGGCATCCGCAGATGGGGGCGCCAGTTGGGGTCCGTAACCCCTTTCGTAAAGCTGTTCCCCAGCCCTTAAGCGCCGCCAGTGTAGGCCACTCGCAACGGGGGCTAACGGAAAGCCAAGTGACAACCCTGGAGCAGTTTTCGACACATTTGACTCTCTGCCTGGCTTTATGGCACGCGCGAAAAGGAAGTAGGTGTAAGCGCTTACGCTTCTTCTCCGGAAGGCATTAAAAGCATATGTAAAGAGGTTTGGAGGGCCCTGAAAAGCATGCCTAGGGTGTTCAAAGGCGCAGCACAGGAAACCCCAAGCGGCCTATGTCAAGGGCTTATCGTCCCTTCTCACCCAAAACGAAGGCGTCCCTTGCGATAGCTGTTAGTTCAAGGGGAGCCGGAGTTTTGGAACGGGCATCCGCCCATCTTCCACGAATAGTTTCGAACTCCTCGAGAAGAGCAAATATGTTTATGCACCCCAAGCAACCCCGAATGCTGCGGAAGCGCTCTGCTGCCGCAACACTCGTGGCGGCCGTCGCCGTTACGACATTCTTGGCCGTCCCCTCGGCCCAGGCAAACGAGCCATCGGACCCGCCGGAAAGCCAGCAAATGCCGGCCCCGACCCCCGGGTTCCCGCTCCCCACGGAACACACGCAGCAGGCCCATGATCCGGCGTCGGACTTCACGTCCAAGTGGACCCGCGCGGATGCCAAGCAGATCATGGCCCAGAGCGACTCCACAGTGGCGCCCGGCGAAAACTCCATGAGTCCGGCCGTCACCATGCCGGAGATCCCCGAGGATTTCCCCACCATGAATGAGGACGTCTGGGTCTGGGACACCTGGTCGCTCACCGATGAGAACGCGAACCAGATCAGCTACAAAGGCTATGACGTGATCTTCTCGCTGGTGGCGGACCGGCATGCCGGCTACGGCTTTGACCAGCGGCACTGGAACGCCCGGATCGGCTACTTCTTCCGCAAAACCAACGCTGATCCTGCCAAGGACAAGTGGAACTACGGCGGCCATCTGTTTGTTGATGGTTCCTCCATCGGCAACACCGAATGGTCAGGGTCCACCCGCCTGATGCAGGGCAACCACGTCAACGTCTTCTACACCGCCACCACGTTCTCGGATGTGGCCGCGCGCAACTCAGGCGGAGGGGGTGCCCCGCCGGACGCCGCCATTGCGAAGGCCCTGGGCAACATCCACGCCGATGAGAACGGCGTAACCTTCGACGGCTTCGAGCACACCAAGCTGTTGGAACCGGACGGCAAGATGTACCAAAACAAGGAGCAGAACCCCGGCTTCGCCTTCCGTGACCCCTACACGTTCGAGGACCCGGCCCATCCCGGGAAGACCTACATGGTCTTCGAGGGCAACACTGGTGGTACCCGCGGAGACTACGAGTGCAAGGAAGAGGACCTGGGTTACAAGCCGGGCGATCCCAACGCTGAAAGCGTCAACGAGGTCAACAGCTCGGGAGCCAACCTCCAGACGGCAAATGTTGGACTCGCTGTGGCGGACAACAAGGACCTGACCAAGTGGTCCTTCCTGCCGCCGCTCCTGTCGGCAAACTGCGTCAATGACCAGACCGAGCGCCCGCAGATCTTCATCCAGAACGAAAATGGCAAGAACAAGTACTACCTGTTCACCATCAGCCACCAGTTCACCTACGCTGCCGGAATGCGTGGCCCCGACGGCGTCTACGGCTTTGTGGGCGACGGTATCCGCTCCGACTACCAGCCGTTGAACAACAGCGGCCTGGCTCT is a window encoding:
- a CDS encoding ABC transporter substrate-binding protein; its protein translation is MTMAFSRKFAALGAVLAGTLMFTACSGGGSGTTEIKDASADFGFQETGFPIVTKQLELTFSGTKSALAPDYNTMTVVKEWEKATNVHINWENLPETVFKEKKNLILASGDLPDAFFNSGLTDAEIATYSASGTLIPLEGLIEKNAPNLSKLLSERPDIKAAITSSDGHIYSLPSIEELGLVQFPNELAINTSWLKKLNIPMPKTIDEFHDALLAFKTQDASGTGKTIPLSFMPGSWCGDIVDLIAALGGVPDNMDHRIVQDDKVIFTPTQDGYKKAIQTLHEWYQEGLIDPESFSQDDKAYLAKGKAATENLGSFVWWEVPEMVGADRANNYSLVPALEGVNGKRLVSQSNNQEIARGAFAITNANKYPAATMRWADNLYDPIQSAQANWGPIGETLQKDASGILTQIPAPAGTSEGERRQKVAPGGPKANTAENFKNVVAPEPRAAQRQKTVEENYKPFAANDGYPPVALSTEELQQIGTIETDAASLVKQNMAKWIVSGGIEQEWDGYIAQLKNIGVDKMVEVYQQGYDRYKSNS
- a CDS encoding carbohydrate ABC transporter permease, with product MSLITNPPTLENPKRTASMVRPKQSLRDRYGDRAFNIAATTVLLLSILAVVYPLYFIVIASISDPNAVYEGKVWLFPSGVTTEGYERIFADSRIWNGLGNTVIYTVLGTAVSVSTILCGAYALSRKDMPGRKILMLLFVITMFFDGGLITKYLVVRDLGMLDTVWAVVLPGAVGVWNLIIARSFFEHTIPNELREAAQMDGATDFKFFFQMVLPLSKPLIMLMIMVHVVAQWNSFFDALIFLNDDSKYPLQLVLRNILIQSDVSSAGTTGGDIESYAAAQRIAELTKYAMIVVSSLPLMIALPFMQKHFTKGAMIGAVK
- a CDS encoding ABC transporter permease; translation: MSRTIPARRGRPAAAPLPQRKSSLALRLKRISRAWQLYVLLAPAIVYILVFKYWPMYGVQIAFKNYNPVDGFTDSPWVGLTHFIRFMNSYQFGQVVGNTLWIAVLGLLVAFPIPIILALLVNQLQSERFKKFTQTVLYSPAFISTVVVVGIMFVVLSPRSGLVNNAIQLGGGEPIFFMGSAEWFRPIYVISDVWQNAGFSMIVYLAALAAIDPALHDAAKVDGASKLQRIRHIDLPGIMPVVTILFILAIGNLLNVGFEKALLMQTPLNLSTSEIIQTYVYHAGLQQAQFSYSAAIGLFNSLLNLTLLLVFNTIARRANQATLW
- a CDS encoding LacI family DNA-binding transcriptional regulator gives rise to the protein MAGSRPKSGPTMHDVAAAAGVSQATVSLVLNSAAGSRFSEDTRKRVRDAVDRLGYRTNAHAKVLREGVAGMIGFIGDSVATTPFAGAIIEGAQQRAWEDGLLLLSVNTGGDKELEAASLDTMLSYKVAGVVYAAMYHRRLDVPEVLGDVRSVVLNSQDRAGRVPSVAPDEVKGGYAATSRLLKAGHTHVGMIDIETLESGLPAAVGRYEGYCAALQDAGLDVDPDLVRFGQGGEEHGYKYAMELLTSRNPPTAIFCANDRGAWGAYQAVSDLRLSIPGDVSIVGFDNQATLAPFLRPGLTTFELPFVAMGRRAVELILQDAEPDGRVELMDCPLIERNSVTHPKEMP
- a CDS encoding glycoside hydrolase family 68 protein, with translation MFMHPKQPRMLRKRSAAATLVAAVAVTTFLAVPSAQANEPSDPPESQQMPAPTPGFPLPTEHTQQAHDPASDFTSKWTRADAKQIMAQSDSTVAPGENSMSPAVTMPEIPEDFPTMNEDVWVWDTWSLTDENANQISYKGYDVIFSLVADRHAGYGFDQRHWNARIGYFFRKTNADPAKDKWNYGGHLFVDGSSIGNTEWSGSTRLMQGNHVNVFYTATTFSDVAARNSGGGGAPPDAAIAKALGNIHADENGVTFDGFEHTKLLEPDGKMYQNKEQNPGFAFRDPYTFEDPAHPGKTYMVFEGNTGGTRGDYECKEEDLGYKPGDPNAESVNEVNSSGANLQTANVGLAVADNKDLTKWSFLPPLLSANCVNDQTERPQIFIQNENGKNKYYLFTISHQFTYAAGMRGPDGVYGFVGDGIRSDYQPLNNSGLALGSPTDLNLPSESPEAPTPQQNGRQFQAYSHYVQPGGLVQSFIDNVNGVRGGSLSPTVKINFRNGISEVDRSFGQNGLGPYGYLPTNLRVGGEGHYK